In a single window of the Nocardioides massiliensis genome:
- a CDS encoding formate dehydrogenase accessory sulfurtransferase FdhD yields MLPRRPGPSVRVRVVEIQTATSPTRRRTREDRVVTEEPLEIRLTWPGAPARRVGVTMRTPGHDFELAVGFLYAEGVLTPEHLASVAYCTDADLSPEEEFNVVTVALNAPPLREPAPRYAGPTAGAAACGVCGKDSVSDALGVHLRAEPTHPSLRIDATLLGSLPDRLRDGQRVFGRTGGLHGAGLFTAEGEPAVIREDVGRHNAVDKVVGARLLGAAETGLPVLVVSGRIGFELAQKAAAAGVGVLAGVGAPSSLALELAERAGLTVVGFLREQRGVVYTVPERVTSAS; encoded by the coding sequence ATGCTGCCACGTCGTCCCGGTCCCTCGGTGAGGGTGCGCGTGGTGGAGATCCAGACTGCCACCTCGCCCACGCGACGACGTACCCGCGAGGACCGGGTGGTCACCGAGGAGCCCCTGGAGATCCGGCTCACGTGGCCCGGAGCACCGGCGCGCCGCGTCGGCGTCACGATGCGGACCCCCGGGCACGACTTCGAGCTCGCCGTGGGCTTCCTGTACGCCGAGGGCGTCCTCACCCCCGAGCACCTGGCGTCGGTCGCCTACTGCACCGACGCCGACCTGTCGCCGGAGGAGGAGTTCAACGTCGTCACCGTCGCGTTGAACGCCCCACCGCTGCGCGAGCCCGCGCCCCGGTACGCCGGCCCGACCGCCGGGGCGGCGGCCTGCGGGGTGTGCGGCAAGGACTCCGTCAGCGACGCGCTCGGCGTGCACTTGCGCGCGGAGCCCACCCACCCGTCGTTGCGCATCGACGCGACACTGCTCGGTAGCCTGCCCGACCGGCTCCGCGACGGGCAGCGCGTGTTCGGTCGCACAGGCGGCCTCCACGGCGCCGGGCTGTTCACCGCCGAGGGCGAGCCGGCGGTGATCCGCGAGGACGTCGGGCGTCACAACGCCGTCGACAAGGTCGTGGGCGCCCGCCTGCTGGGAGCTGCGGAGACCGGCCTTCCCGTGCTGGTCGTGAGCGGGCGGATCGGGTTCGAGCTCGCCCAGAAGGCGGCCGCCGCCGGGGTCGGCGTCCTCGCCGGGGTGGGGGCGCCCAGCAGCCTCGCGCTCGAGCTCGCCGAGCGTGCCGGGCTGACCGTCGTGGGATTCCTGCGCGAGCAGCGTGGCGTGGTCTACACCGTCCCGGAGCGGGTCACCAGCGCGTCCTGA
- a CDS encoding antitoxin: MRTTVTLDPDTESLVRRLMAERGIGFKQALNDAIRAGAGGDAAPSGKPTRVRSLGRPTVDLDRALQVAGDLEDAEITRDLTDGR; this comes from the coding sequence ATGCGTACGACGGTGACCCTCGATCCCGACACGGAGTCGCTGGTGCGCCGGTTGATGGCGGAGCGGGGGATCGGCTTCAAACAGGCGCTCAACGACGCCATCCGCGCAGGTGCCGGTGGGGACGCCGCGCCGAGCGGCAAACCGACTCGGGTCCGATCACTCGGCCGCCCTACGGTCGATCTCGACCGGGCGCTGCAGGTCGCCGGCGACCTGGAGGACGCCGAGATCACCCGCGACCTGACCGACGGTCGCTGA
- a CDS encoding GNAT family N-acetyltransferase, with protein MSRTLSQAGLSWLGAVDGGPTRLVGALAWDENADEVDIDRLVVDSAVHRRGAGSALVRAALSHSTQPFTTASAVPRSTPKCPAARRARPRR; from the coding sequence ATGTCCAGGACCTTGAGTCAAGCGGGCTTGAGCTGGCTCGGCGCCGTGGACGGTGGGCCCACCCGCCTGGTCGGGGCGTTGGCCTGGGACGAGAACGCCGACGAAGTGGACATCGATCGGCTGGTGGTCGATTCCGCGGTCCACCGACGCGGTGCTGGCAGCGCGCTCGTGCGGGCAGCGCTGTCTCACAGCACCCAGCCGTTCACGACCGCGTCAGCGGTCCCCCGGTCGACGCCCAAGTGCCCAGCGGCGCGTCGGGCACGTCCTCGTCGGTGA
- a CDS encoding type II toxin-antitoxin system VapC family toxin, whose product MRVVDANVLLYAVNSDARHHEASRTWLDRALGGGDSVGLSWMALLAFVRIATKGGLFPHPLTVEDAMAQVGEWLDQPGAHLVQPGRAHAAILSRLLRHGGGGNLVNDAHLAALAVEHRADVVSYDTDFARFDEVAWRRPEDLL is encoded by the coding sequence GTGCGGGTCGTCGACGCCAACGTGCTGCTGTACGCCGTCAACTCCGACGCCCGGCACCACGAGGCTTCGCGTACGTGGTTGGACCGGGCGCTCGGCGGCGGCGACAGCGTGGGCCTCAGCTGGATGGCGCTGCTCGCGTTCGTGCGGATCGCCACCAAGGGCGGACTGTTTCCGCACCCACTCACGGTCGAGGACGCCATGGCGCAGGTCGGGGAGTGGCTCGACCAACCAGGGGCGCACCTGGTGCAGCCCGGACGGGCTCATGCAGCCATCCTGTCGCGCTTGTTGAGACACGGGGGCGGGGGCAACCTCGTCAATGACGCCCACTTAGCTGCGCTCGCCGTCGAGCACCGCGCCGACGTCGTCAGCTACGACACCGACTTCGCGCGGTTCGACGAGGTCGCCTGGCGCCGCCCCGAGGACCTCCTGTGA
- a CDS encoding serine/threonine-protein kinase → MAPERIAGRYDVVREVGRGASGAVYLCEDTTLGRQVAIKRVGGLPGESTPHLARALREARSSAALHHPNVVAIYDAIEEGGHVWLVMEYVPSRTLHQLASNGPLEPTRVAAIGAQVAEALAAAHDRGTIHRDVKPGNILVTDDDTAKISDFGIARTAGDDQLTQTGMVSGTPLYFSPALARGAEPAPADDVWALGASLFAAVEGRAPWPSMANSLAMLVHIADNPPPTPQRAGPLGPVISRMMDVDPQTRPTMAEAAQALRAVADDRGDDAPTAVLAAPGATAATAPVTPVPPTAPPTPLADEPATTTPPPEDPGRRRRLIALLVAAAVLAIALTTAVLIGLGDDDGTDTARTPDEDRSAPPSAEPTGGSDRTPDDGAAEPDPEEPPADATDDAVEEPSPDSSTPTDPEAGGNAGQVVQDYYALLPGDTRAAWDVLGEAMRSSVGSYEDYAAFWATIDAVRVDGVEETGDGTVRVDLTYTSGGGTESETREITVDDGLIVADGVV, encoded by the coding sequence ATGGCGCCGGAGCGCATCGCGGGCCGCTACGACGTCGTCCGCGAGGTCGGTCGCGGCGCCTCCGGTGCGGTCTACCTGTGCGAGGACACCACCCTCGGCCGACAGGTCGCGATCAAACGGGTCGGCGGCCTGCCCGGTGAGTCGACCCCTCACCTGGCACGGGCACTGCGCGAGGCGCGCTCATCCGCCGCGCTGCACCACCCGAACGTGGTCGCGATCTACGACGCCATCGAGGAGGGCGGCCACGTCTGGCTCGTGATGGAGTACGTGCCGTCGCGCACCCTGCACCAGCTCGCGAGCAACGGTCCCCTCGAGCCGACCCGCGTCGCGGCGATCGGCGCCCAGGTCGCCGAAGCGCTCGCCGCCGCTCACGATCGCGGGACCATCCACCGCGACGTTAAGCCCGGCAACATCCTCGTCACCGACGACGACACCGCCAAGATCTCCGACTTCGGCATCGCCCGCACCGCCGGCGACGACCAGCTCACCCAGACCGGCATGGTCTCCGGCACGCCGCTGTATTTCTCCCCCGCTCTCGCCCGCGGCGCCGAGCCTGCGCCCGCCGACGACGTGTGGGCACTCGGCGCCTCGCTCTTCGCGGCGGTCGAGGGCCGGGCTCCCTGGCCGAGCATGGCGAACTCGCTCGCCATGCTCGTGCACATCGCCGACAACCCACCGCCGACCCCGCAACGTGCCGGCCCGCTCGGTCCGGTCATCAGCCGGATGATGGACGTCGACCCGCAAACGCGGCCCACCATGGCCGAAGCCGCCCAGGCGCTGCGCGCGGTGGCGGACGACCGGGGCGACGACGCACCGACGGCGGTGCTGGCGGCTCCGGGCGCCACGGCTGCGACCGCTCCGGTGACGCCTGTTCCCCCGACGGCGCCCCCCACTCCGCTTGCCGACGAGCCGGCGACGACCACCCCGCCCCCGGAGGATCCCGGGCGTCGCCGACGCCTCATCGCACTCCTCGTCGCGGCCGCGGTGCTCGCCATCGCCTTGACCACCGCCGTCCTGATCGGGCTCGGCGACGACGACGGCACCGACACCGCGCGCACCCCTGACGAGGACCGCTCCGCTCCCCCGTCCGCCGAGCCGACGGGGGGCTCCGACCGGACACCCGACGACGGTGCCGCCGAACCCGATCCCGAGGAGCCGCCCGCGGATGCCACCGACGACGCGGTCGAGGAGCCGAGCCCCGACTCCTCGACCCCGACCGACCCCGAGGCGGGCGGCAACGCCGGCCAGGTGGTCCAGGACTACTACGCCCTGCTGCCCGGCGACACCCGCGCCGCGTGGGACGTCCTCGGCGAGGCGATGCGCAGCTCGGTGGGCAGCTACGAGGACTACGCGGCGTTCTGGGCCACCATCGACGCGGTGCGCGTCGACGGCGTCGAGGAGACCGGCGACGGGACGGTTCGTGTCGACCTGACCTACACGAGCGGTGGCGGCACCGAGAGCGAGACCCGCGAGATCACCGTCGACGACGGCCTCATCGTCGCCGACGGCGTGGTCTGA
- a CDS encoding DUF1330 domain-containing protein, translated as MSAYWVNTVMEMRDPAKVAAYAELATPAIAAAGGRFLVRGTPAKVYESGLLERQVIIVFPSVEAAVGCYESEQYQAAMVALGDGAVRDLRISEGVE; from the coding sequence ATGAGTGCCTACTGGGTCAACACCGTCATGGAAATGCGCGACCCCGCCAAGGTGGCGGCGTACGCCGAGCTGGCGACGCCCGCGATCGCGGCCGCCGGTGGCCGCTTCCTGGTCCGCGGCACCCCGGCGAAGGTCTACGAGTCCGGGCTGCTCGAGCGCCAGGTGATCATCGTCTTCCCGTCGGTCGAGGCGGCGGTGGGCTGCTACGAGAGCGAGCAGTACCAGGCCGCGATGGTGGCCCTGGGCGACGGAGCTGTCCGCGACCTGCGCATCAGCGAGGGCGTCGAGTGA
- a CDS encoding GNAT family N-acetyltransferase encodes MRVTTWYLELISPPPAGVSALPPGVRVDRTAAMSPEYARFLNGLVGGPWRWIDRLGWTREQWADELAVAGTEFLIAYEDAQPQGFVHLRAQPHVEGSQVEIRYFGLVEGAIGRGLGRALLERGVEAAWTLPDRHDLAPVRRVWLHTCSLDGPAALDNYRARGFVVYDEQVTDEDVPDAPLGTWASTGGPLTRS; translated from the coding sequence GTGAGGGTGACGACCTGGTACCTCGAGTTGATCTCGCCTCCGCCGGCGGGTGTCTCGGCGCTTCCGCCCGGGGTCCGCGTCGACCGTACGGCGGCGATGTCGCCCGAGTACGCGCGTTTCCTCAACGGGCTGGTCGGCGGTCCGTGGCGTTGGATCGACCGTCTCGGGTGGACCCGCGAGCAGTGGGCGGACGAGCTCGCGGTGGCCGGCACGGAGTTCCTGATCGCCTACGAAGACGCTCAACCACAGGGCTTCGTGCACCTGCGGGCCCAACCCCATGTCGAGGGCAGTCAGGTGGAGATCCGCTACTTCGGCCTCGTCGAAGGTGCGATCGGTCGCGGTCTCGGCCGGGCCTTGCTCGAGCGCGGAGTCGAGGCGGCCTGGACCCTGCCGGACCGCCACGACCTCGCGCCCGTCCGTCGGGTCTGGCTGCACACCTGCTCCCTGGACGGGCCGGCAGCGCTGGACAACTACCGTGCCCGCGGCTTCGTCGTCTACGACGAACAGGTCACCGACGAGGACGTGCCCGACGCGCCGCTGGGCACTTGGGCGTCGACCGGGGGACCGCTGACGCGGTCGTGA
- a CDS encoding YchJ family protein, with the protein MILRPDSCPCGRDRYDRCCGPLHRGERDAATPEDLMRARYAAYALEESNYVFRTWHPRTRPDEVAADPAVRWTGLEVLATSGGEQDDQDGVVEFRASYDAPGGRGALHETSRFTRRAGRWVYVEGDVRS; encoded by the coding sequence GTGATCCTGCGTCCGGATTCGTGCCCATGCGGACGTGACCGCTACGACCGCTGCTGCGGTCCGCTGCACCGTGGCGAGCGCGACGCTGCGACACCTGAGGACCTGATGCGGGCGCGGTACGCGGCGTACGCGCTGGAGGAGTCGAACTACGTCTTCCGCACTTGGCACCCGCGCACCCGTCCCGACGAAGTCGCAGCCGACCCGGCCGTCCGCTGGACCGGGCTCGAGGTGCTCGCGACGTCCGGCGGCGAGCAGGACGACCAGGACGGGGTCGTCGAGTTCCGCGCGTCGTACGACGCCCCGGGTGGGCGCGGTGCGTTGCACGAGACGAGCAGGTTCACCCGGCGGGCCGGCCGCTGGGTGTACGTCGAGGGCGACGTGCGTTCCTGA
- a CDS encoding oxidoreductase codes for MNLAKKLLGTGGWSLTDLPSQAGRRFVVTGASSGLGIATARALAGAGAKVVLAVRDTDKGARAAATMPGETDVRRLDLSDLSSVRAFVDDLDGEVDVLVNNAGIMAVPEGRTADGFEMQIGTNHLGHFALTCLLMPRITERVVTVSSTLHRQGSIALDDLNWERRRYQAWPAYGQSKLANLLFTSELQRRLAERGSPVRAVAAHPGYSNTALQTQTGNPVMNVLSSISNAVVAQSSSDGALPTLYAATMDVPGDSYVGPQGIGEVRGSPTLVGRSAAAQDTETARRLWELSAELTGVDLP; via the coding sequence ATGAACCTCGCCAAGAAGCTGCTCGGGACCGGTGGCTGGTCCCTCACCGACCTGCCCTCCCAGGCCGGCCGCCGGTTCGTCGTCACCGGCGCCTCCAGTGGTCTCGGCATCGCGACCGCGCGGGCCCTCGCCGGAGCGGGCGCCAAGGTGGTACTCGCCGTCCGCGACACCGACAAGGGAGCGCGTGCCGCCGCGACGATGCCGGGGGAGACCGACGTACGCCGCCTCGACCTGTCGGACCTGTCGTCGGTCCGCGCTTTCGTGGACGACCTCGACGGCGAGGTCGACGTCCTGGTCAACAACGCCGGCATCATGGCGGTGCCCGAGGGCCGCACCGCGGACGGCTTCGAGATGCAGATCGGCACCAACCACCTGGGCCACTTCGCGCTGACCTGCCTGCTGATGCCGCGGATCACCGAGCGGGTCGTGACCGTCTCCTCCACGCTGCACCGGCAGGGAAGCATCGCGCTGGACGACCTCAACTGGGAGCGCCGTCGCTACCAGGCGTGGCCGGCGTACGGACAGTCGAAGCTCGCCAACCTGCTCTTCACCAGCGAGCTGCAGCGCCGCCTCGCCGAGCGTGGCTCACCGGTGCGCGCCGTGGCGGCCCACCCCGGCTACAGCAACACCGCGCTGCAGACGCAGACGGGCAACCCGGTGATGAACGTGCTGTCGTCGATCAGCAACGCCGTGGTGGCCCAGTCGTCCAGCGACGGCGCGCTGCCGACGCTGTACGCCGCCACGATGGACGTGCCCGGCGACTCTTACGTCGGACCCCAGGGGATCGGTGAGGTGCGGGGGAGCCCGACGCTCGTCGGGCGCTCGGCGGCCGCACAGGACACCGAGACCGCTCGCCGTCTGTGGGAGCTCTCGGCCGAGCTCACCGGGGTCGACCTGCCCTGA
- a CDS encoding flavin reductase family protein, whose amino-acid sequence MPTDSWSTLDPDDEGVNGYRWLNSVVVPRPIAWISTLSADGVPNLAPHSFFTVACANPAMIAFASVTRKDTLSNIEATGELVVNLASEPDLAAINATSARFPADVDEAAALDIAMTPSVRVAPQRVASAPVALECRLHSTQELGDTTLVVARVVLIGARDDTLGPHGYPLIERLRPLSRLGGDEWGLPPSVVAITRPQRPEDITR is encoded by the coding sequence ATGCCGACCGACAGCTGGAGCACCCTCGACCCCGACGACGAGGGCGTCAACGGCTACCGCTGGTTGAACTCCGTCGTCGTGCCCCGGCCGATCGCCTGGATCTCGACGCTGTCGGCCGACGGCGTGCCGAACCTGGCACCGCACTCGTTCTTCACCGTCGCGTGCGCGAACCCGGCGATGATCGCGTTCGCCTCCGTCACCCGCAAGGACACGCTGAGCAACATCGAGGCGACCGGCGAGCTGGTGGTCAACCTCGCCTCCGAGCCCGACCTCGCGGCGATCAACGCGACCTCGGCGCGCTTCCCCGCCGACGTCGACGAGGCGGCGGCGCTCGACATCGCCATGACCCCCAGCGTCCGCGTCGCACCCCAGCGGGTCGCCTCCGCACCGGTGGCACTCGAGTGCCGGTTGCACTCGACCCAGGAGCTGGGCGACACCACGCTCGTCGTCGCCCGGGTCGTCCTCATCGGCGCCCGCGACGACACCCTCGGCCCCCACGGCTATCCCCTGATCGAACGCCTGCGTCCCCTCAGCCGACTCGGTGGCGACGAGTGGGGCCTGCCCCCCTCGGTCGTCGCCATCACCCGCCCCCAACGCCCGGAGGACATCACCCGATGA
- a CDS encoding YbaK/EbsC family protein, producing the protein MTAPTLGTLDLQPFREQPELLAPPVRDLLSVHDALAASAYVCAIDPDLADTAALTAAHALPETASANCVVVLGRRGEDERLAACVALADRRVDVNKAVRKRLDVRKVSFAPQERAVGETGMEYGGITPVGVPSSWPVLVDSRVVEQDWVILGSGLRRSKLILPGASVAQLPGAEVGEYAAMVPAS; encoded by the coding sequence GTGACCGCACCGACACTCGGGACGCTGGACCTCCAGCCGTTCCGCGAGCAACCCGAGCTGCTCGCGCCACCCGTGCGTGACCTGCTGTCCGTCCACGACGCGCTTGCCGCATCGGCGTACGTCTGCGCGATCGATCCCGACCTCGCCGACACCGCGGCGCTGACGGCCGCCCACGCCCTGCCCGAGACCGCCTCGGCCAACTGCGTCGTCGTGCTCGGTCGCCGCGGTGAGGACGAGCGGCTGGCGGCCTGTGTTGCGCTGGCCGACCGTCGCGTCGACGTCAACAAGGCCGTGCGCAAGCGGCTCGACGTACGCAAGGTGTCGTTCGCGCCGCAGGAGCGAGCGGTGGGGGAGACCGGCATGGAGTACGGCGGGATCACTCCGGTCGGCGTGCCGTCCTCCTGGCCGGTGCTGGTCGATTCCCGCGTGGTTGAGCAGGATTGGGTGATCCTCGGCAGCGGGCTGCGGCGTTCGAAGCTCATCCTTCCGGGCGCGTCGGTGGCGCAGCTGCCGGGCGCAGAGGTGGGGGAGTACGCCGCGATGGTCCCGGCGTCGTGA
- a CDS encoding exonuclease SbcCD subunit D: MRLLHTSDWHLGRSFHQQGLLDAQAAFVDHLVATVREEQIDAVLVAGDIFDRALPPVDAVELASEAFARLAATGARLVVTSGNHDSPARLGANAALADAAGVHFRTRWQDVGAPVLLEDAHGPVAVHGLPYLEPDAVRAAWDLPARSHEAALGAAMQRVRSDLAARSGTRSIVLAHAFVARVEDRPEELSSDSERDLSVGGVQVAPAALFDDIDYVALGHLHSPHVLGDHLRYSGAPLAYSFSETSQVKGSWIVDLGAPGTPARTAFLPAPVPRALVTLRGRLEELLTDATLTVHEDSWVQAILTDPLRPDHAMQRLRARFPHAVVLDFQPEGRRPRAGLVTPRVTGRSDLDIALGFVQEVRDLEATTEEELLLQLACDSCRIADDADPIPGAGADRVAG; the protein is encoded by the coding sequence ATGCGGTTGCTCCACACCTCCGACTGGCACCTCGGCCGGTCGTTCCATCAGCAGGGCCTGCTCGACGCGCAGGCCGCCTTCGTCGACCACCTGGTCGCGACGGTGCGCGAGGAGCAGATCGACGCCGTGCTCGTCGCCGGTGACATCTTCGATCGCGCGCTTCCGCCCGTCGACGCCGTCGAGCTCGCCAGCGAGGCGTTCGCCCGGCTCGCCGCGACCGGTGCCCGCCTGGTGGTCACCAGCGGCAACCACGACTCCCCCGCACGCCTGGGCGCCAACGCCGCGCTCGCCGATGCCGCCGGCGTCCACTTCCGCACCCGCTGGCAGGACGTCGGCGCCCCCGTCCTGCTCGAGGACGCCCACGGCCCGGTCGCGGTCCACGGTCTGCCCTACCTCGAGCCCGATGCCGTCCGGGCGGCGTGGGACCTCCCCGCCCGGAGTCATGAAGCGGCGCTGGGTGCGGCGATGCAGCGCGTGCGCAGTGACCTCGCCGCGCGCTCCGGCACCCGCAGCATCGTCCTCGCCCACGCCTTCGTCGCACGCGTCGAAGATCGGCCCGAGGAGCTGTCTAGCGACAGCGAGCGCGACCTGTCGGTCGGTGGGGTCCAGGTGGCGCCCGCGGCGCTGTTCGACGACATCGACTACGTCGCCCTCGGCCACCTGCACTCCCCCCACGTGCTCGGCGACCACCTGCGCTACTCCGGCGCCCCGCTGGCCTACTCGTTCTCCGAGACCAGCCAGGTGAAGGGGTCCTGGATCGTCGACCTCGGCGCGCCGGGCACGCCTGCGCGGACCGCGTTCCTCCCGGCGCCCGTGCCGCGTGCCCTGGTCACGCTGCGCGGACGACTCGAGGAGCTCCTCACCGACGCGACCCTGACCGTCCACGAGGATTCCTGGGTCCAGGCGATCCTCACCGACCCGCTGCGTCCCGACCACGCCATGCAGCGGCTGCGGGCCCGCTTCCCGCACGCGGTCGTCCTCGACTTCCAGCCCGAGGGGCGTCGGCCCCGTGCTGGGCTCGTGACCCCACGCGTGACCGGCCGCAGCGACCTCGACATCGCCCTCGGGTTCGTGCAGGAGGTCCGCGACCTCGAGGCCACCACCGAGGAGGAGCTGTTGCTCCAGCTCGCCTGCGACTCCTGCCGCATCGCCGACGACGCCGACCCGATCCCCGGCGCCGGCGCCGACCGGGTGGCCGGCTGA
- a CDS encoding NADP-dependent oxidoreductase, whose protein sequence is MSTSTPTSTREIHLASRPQGVPTPDNFRMVEAPLPAELGEGEVLVRNVVMSVDPYMRGRMNDARSYVEPYALDAPLEGGAVGEVLASADPRVSPGDHVVHGLGWREHAVLAPRSFRPVGTERAPASAYLGVLGMPGLTAYVGLTRIARLQEGERVYVSGAAGAVGSLVGQIARNLGAAQVVGSAGSEEKVALLTDQLGFDHGFNYKDGSLSHQLRDAFGDGIDVYFDNVGGSHLEAALTHMRDFGRLALCGAISQYDLTSPEPGPRNLFLAVQRRLELRGFIVTDHPDANKEYLERATAWLAEGRLHTPETFVDGLDNAIDAFLGLGRGDNIGKMLVRLG, encoded by the coding sequence ATGAGCACGTCCACGCCCACGTCCACCCGCGAGATCCACCTGGCCTCCCGCCCCCAGGGAGTGCCGACCCCCGACAACTTCCGGATGGTGGAGGCACCGCTGCCCGCGGAGCTCGGCGAGGGCGAGGTCCTCGTCCGCAACGTCGTGATGTCGGTCGACCCCTACATGCGCGGCCGCATGAACGACGCCCGCTCCTATGTCGAGCCCTACGCCCTCGACGCGCCGCTGGAGGGCGGGGCTGTCGGTGAGGTCCTCGCCAGCGCCGACCCGCGCGTCTCACCCGGCGATCACGTCGTGCACGGCCTGGGCTGGCGCGAGCACGCCGTGCTCGCGCCGCGGTCGTTCCGGCCGGTCGGCACCGAGCGCGCGCCGGCCTCGGCGTACCTCGGGGTCCTGGGCATGCCGGGCCTCACGGCGTACGTCGGCCTCACCCGTATCGCCCGTCTGCAGGAGGGCGAGCGGGTCTATGTCTCGGGCGCCGCCGGCGCGGTGGGCAGCCTCGTCGGCCAGATCGCGCGTAACCTCGGCGCGGCGCAGGTCGTCGGGTCGGCCGGGTCCGAGGAGAAGGTCGCGCTGCTCACCGACCAGCTCGGGTTCGACCACGGCTTCAACTACAAGGACGGCTCGCTCAGCCACCAGCTGCGCGACGCCTTCGGCGACGGCATCGACGTCTACTTCGACAACGTCGGCGGCTCCCACCTCGAGGCCGCGCTGACCCACATGCGCGACTTCGGCCGCCTGGCGCTGTGCGGAGCGATCTCGCAGTACGACCTGACCTCGCCGGAGCCCGGCCCGCGCAACCTCTTCCTCGCGGTGCAGCGCCGCCTCGAGCTGCGCGGGTTCATCGTCACCGACCACCCCGACGCCAACAAGGAGTACCTCGAGCGTGCCACCGCGTGGCTTGCCGAGGGGCGCCTGCACACGCCGGAGACCTTCGTCGACGGCCTCGACAACGCGATCGACGCCTTCCTCGGGCTGGGCCGCGGCGACAACATCGGGAAGATGCTCGTCCGCTTGGGCTGA
- a CDS encoding phosphatase PAP2 family protein has product MRTSGRTALRPRRGQRWGQRVASDEWSTEVSSGYALAGFLTLVLVAFTLLAMGPMTRIDVYFNLDPAPGRWRPLLTVLDRIGQRAVCLPILAVVAVYVARRAGTWRPVLVAAGGVVALNLVVLVLKLAFGRSFPLTADPSFFTGGMAYPSGHGANVLFVYGLVPYLLARYLGPRRGRDALLWAGVAVLSTVMVVVSLTLNWHWFADLVAGLLVGAIVLQLVEAVDRSTAPI; this is encoded by the coding sequence GTGCGAACGAGCGGGCGTACCGCGCTGCGCCCACGCCGGGGCCAACGCTGGGGCCAACGGGTGGCGAGCGACGAGTGGAGCACCGAGGTCAGCTCCGGCTACGCGTTGGCCGGGTTCCTCACGCTGGTGCTGGTGGCGTTCACGCTCCTCGCCATGGGACCGATGACCCGGATCGACGTCTACTTCAACCTCGACCCCGCCCCCGGCCGGTGGCGCCCCCTGCTCACGGTCCTGGACCGCATCGGCCAGCGGGCCGTCTGCCTGCCGATCCTCGCGGTGGTCGCGGTGTACGTCGCGCGCCGGGCCGGGACGTGGCGGCCCGTGCTGGTCGCGGCCGGGGGCGTGGTGGCGCTCAACCTGGTCGTGCTCGTGCTCAAGCTGGCCTTCGGCCGGTCCTTCCCGCTCACCGCGGACCCGTCGTTCTTCACCGGGGGCATGGCCTACCCGTCCGGTCACGGCGCCAACGTGCTCTTCGTCTACGGCCTGGTGCCCTACCTGCTCGCGCGCTACCTCGGCCCGCGGCGCGGGCGCGACGCGCTGCTGTGGGCCGGCGTCGCCGTGCTGTCGACGGTCATGGTGGTGGTCTCGCTGACCCTCAACTGGCACTGGTTCGCCGACCTCGTGGCCGGTCTCCTCGTCGGTGCGATCGTGCTCCAGCTGGTCGAGGCGGTCGACCGGTCCACCGCGCCGATATAG
- a CDS encoding ArsR/SmtB family transcription factor: MDAFAALADPVRRALLRRLSEGPARVADLAADHPISRPAVSRHLKVLVDAGLVVGEDRGRERHYVLVPEGLADVGALLKDLVPAPARFDNSVLDALDLEVRRTARDHRSAAPVTVAGESA; encoded by the coding sequence ATGGACGCGTTCGCCGCTCTCGCCGATCCGGTACGCCGCGCACTGCTGCGCCGACTCAGCGAGGGCCCGGCCAGGGTCGCTGACCTCGCGGCCGATCACCCGATCAGCCGACCCGCGGTGAGCCGGCACCTGAAGGTGCTGGTCGATGCGGGTCTCGTGGTCGGCGAGGACCGTGGACGCGAGCGCCACTACGTCCTCGTCCCGGAGGGGCTCGCCGACGTCGGCGCACTGCTGAAGGACCTCGTGCCCGCGCCGGCGCGCTTCGACAACTCTGTCCTCGACGCCCTCGACCTCGAGGTGCGGCGGACAGCCAGGGATCATCGCAGCGCCGCGCCGGTGACGGTTGCGGGGGAGTCCGCATGA